Proteins co-encoded in one Streptomyces sp. NBC_01283 genomic window:
- a CDS encoding formylglycine-generating enzyme family protein, whose protein sequence is MSMSTENEMIRVPAGRVTLSDRRTQRSWPVEVAAHDLARFPVTQEQYAQVTGERPSTARGDRLPVEGVSWLDAVHYCNALSLREGLTPAYRLPSGDDDAGWDASADGYRLPTEAEWEHACRAGTAGARYGPLDEIAWHGGNGSGRIHDVGGKQPNAWGLYDMLGNVWEWCWDLYDPEVYGTYRVLRGGGWFDEHWSCRASVRRRSHPTFRIDDVGFRVARNPTR, encoded by the coding sequence ATGAGCATGAGTACGGAGAACGAGATGATCCGCGTCCCGGCGGGGCGGGTGACGCTGTCGGACCGGCGGACGCAACGCAGTTGGCCGGTCGAGGTCGCGGCCCACGACCTCGCGCGGTTCCCCGTCACGCAGGAGCAGTACGCGCAGGTCACCGGCGAGCGGCCGAGCACCGCGCGCGGCGACCGGCTGCCCGTCGAGGGCGTTTCCTGGCTGGACGCGGTCCACTACTGCAACGCCTTGTCCCTGCGGGAGGGGCTGACCCCCGCCTACCGCCTGCCCTCTGGCGATGACGACGCCGGGTGGGACGCGTCCGCCGACGGCTACCGGCTGCCGACCGAGGCGGAGTGGGAGCACGCGTGCCGGGCCGGTACGGCTGGTGCGCGGTACGGGCCGCTCGACGAGATCGCCTGGCACGGTGGCAACGGCTCCGGACGGATCCACGACGTGGGCGGCAAGCAGCCCAACGCGTGGGGCCTGTACGACATGCTGGGCAACGTCTGGGAATGGTGCTGGGACCTCTACGACCCGGAGGTCTACGGCACCTATCGGGTGCTCCGCGGCGGTGGCTGGTTCGACGAGCACTGGAGCTGCCGGGCGTCGGTGCGGCGCCGCAGCCATCCGACGTTCCGGATCGACGACGTAGGCTTCCGCGTCGCACGGAACCCCACCCGTTGA
- the asnB gene encoding asparagine synthase (glutamine-hydrolyzing), with the protein MCGITGWVSFDRDLRSASGTLDAMTETMSCRGPDDRGTWIEGPAGLGHRRLAIIDLPGGRQPMTVRTPHGTVALVYSGETYNFTELRRELAGRGHEFTTESDTEVVLRGYLEWGEALAERLNGMYAFAVWDGRHDKLVMIRDRMGIKPFYYYETPDGVLFGSEPKAILANPLARARVTADGLRELFAMVKTPGHAVWDGMNEVEPGTVVTVDRAGLRRHVYWQLETRPHPDDRVESVAKVRELLDDIVRRQLVSDVPRCTLLSGGLDSSAMTAIAARQLGEAGETVRSFAVDFVGQSENFVADALRSTPDTPYVHDVAKAAGTDHRDIVLDSHALADPEVRARMIRARDLPMGFGDMDASLYLLFRSIREHSTVALSGESADEVFGGYLQFFDEDARNADTFPWLVRFAEHFGDDADVLRPDLTAALDLPSYIQGSYDTAVAGIRRLDGESDFEFRMRKICHLHLTRFVRILLDRKDRASMAVGLEVRVPFCDHRLVEYVYNAPWSLKSFDGREKSLLREATADVLPRSVYDRVKSPYPSTQDPKYALALQEHVKDLLAEPAHPVFDLVDRDRVLRAAGRDVPQITQVSRRGLERTLDLALWLDLYKPEISLV; encoded by the coding sequence ATGTGTGGCATTACTGGCTGGGTCTCCTTCGACCGCGATCTGCGGTCCGCATCCGGGACGCTGGACGCGATGACCGAGACGATGTCCTGCCGCGGCCCCGACGACCGCGGAACCTGGATCGAAGGCCCCGCCGGGCTCGGTCACCGCAGGCTCGCGATCATCGACCTGCCCGGTGGGCGCCAGCCCATGACCGTGCGGACACCGCACGGCACCGTCGCCCTCGTCTACTCGGGGGAGACCTACAACTTCACCGAACTCCGCCGCGAACTGGCCGGGCGCGGCCATGAGTTCACCACCGAATCCGACACCGAGGTCGTCCTGCGCGGCTATCTGGAGTGGGGCGAGGCGCTCGCCGAGCGGCTCAACGGCATGTACGCGTTCGCGGTGTGGGACGGCAGGCACGACAAGCTCGTCATGATCCGCGACCGGATGGGCATCAAGCCCTTCTACTACTACGAGACCCCGGACGGCGTCCTGTTCGGCTCCGAGCCCAAGGCGATCCTCGCCAACCCGCTGGCGCGCGCCCGCGTGACCGCCGACGGGCTGCGAGAGCTCTTCGCCATGGTCAAGACCCCCGGCCACGCCGTGTGGGACGGCATGAACGAGGTCGAGCCCGGCACCGTCGTGACCGTCGACCGCGCCGGTCTGCGCCGCCACGTCTACTGGCAGTTGGAGACCCGTCCGCACCCCGACGACCGCGTGGAGTCCGTCGCCAAGGTGCGCGAGCTCCTGGACGACATCGTGCGCCGGCAGCTGGTCTCGGACGTGCCGCGCTGCACCCTGCTCTCCGGCGGCCTCGACTCCTCGGCGATGACCGCGATCGCGGCACGTCAACTCGGCGAAGCGGGCGAGACCGTACGCAGCTTCGCCGTCGACTTCGTCGGCCAGAGCGAGAACTTCGTCGCCGACGCGCTGCGCTCCACCCCCGACACGCCGTACGTGCACGACGTGGCCAAGGCGGCCGGCACCGATCACCGCGACATCGTCCTGGACTCGCACGCCCTCGCCGACCCCGAGGTCCGGGCCAGGATGATCCGCGCCCGCGACCTGCCCATGGGCTTCGGCGACATGGACGCCTCCCTCTACCTCCTCTTCCGGTCCATCCGCGAGCACTCGACGGTCGCGCTCTCGGGGGAGTCGGCGGACGAAGTCTTCGGCGGCTACCTGCAGTTCTTCGACGAGGACGCCCGCAACGCCGACACCTTCCCCTGGTTGGTGCGGTTCGCCGAGCACTTCGGCGACGACGCCGACGTCCTGCGGCCGGACCTGACCGCCGCCCTCGACCTGCCCTCGTACATCCAGGGCAGCTACGACACCGCCGTCGCCGGGATCCGGCGCCTCGACGGCGAGAGCGACTTCGAGTTCCGGATGCGCAAGATCTGCCATCTGCACCTGACCCGGTTCGTGCGCATCCTGCTCGACCGCAAGGACCGCGCGAGCATGGCCGTCGGGCTCGAGGTGCGGGTGCCGTTCTGCGACCACCGCCTGGTCGAGTACGTCTACAACGCCCCCTGGTCCCTGAAGTCCTTCGACGGCAGGGAGAAGAGTCTGCTGCGGGAGGCGACGGCGGACGTCCTGCCGCGCTCCGTGTACGACCGGGTGAAGAGCCCCTATCCCTCCACGCAGGACCCCAAGTACGCCCTCGCCCTCCAGGAGCACGTCAAGGATCTCCTCGCCGAGCCCGCCCACCCGGTCTTCGACCTCGTCGACCGGGACCGGGTGCTGCGGGCGGCAGGACGCGACGTGCCGCAGATCACTCAGGTGTCCCGGCGTGGCCTCGAACGCACGCTCGACCTGGCGCTCTGGCTCGACCTCTACAAGCCGGAGATTTCCCTGGTCTGA
- a CDS encoding TetR/AcrR family transcriptional regulator: MTSGARRVLDAASALFYDRGIHAVGVDLIAAEAGVTKKTLYDRFGSKEQIVVEYLAARDERWQVFLAPYVEGATTPRARILAVFDAARDWAGAFSTKGCSMVKAHAEISDPAHPAYQVIAGQKAWMLALFTDLARDVAPRRAAKLGRTLMLLHEGALVAHGLNVFPDAIGHARDEAATLLRDALRAASAAEEKRR, from the coding sequence ATGACGTCGGGCGCGCGGCGCGTGCTCGATGCCGCGAGCGCGCTGTTCTACGACCGCGGCATCCACGCCGTCGGGGTGGATCTCATCGCGGCCGAGGCCGGGGTCACGAAGAAGACGCTGTACGACCGGTTCGGCTCCAAGGAGCAGATCGTCGTCGAGTATCTGGCGGCCCGAGACGAGCGCTGGCAGGTCTTCCTCGCGCCGTACGTCGAGGGCGCGACCACTCCGCGGGCCAGGATCCTGGCCGTTTTCGATGCCGCGCGCGACTGGGCGGGCGCGTTCAGCACCAAGGGCTGCAGCATGGTCAAGGCGCACGCCGAGATCAGTGACCCCGCGCACCCCGCGTATCAGGTCATCGCCGGCCAGAAGGCCTGGATGCTCGCCCTGTTCACCGACCTCGCCCGCGACGTCGCGCCCCGGCGTGCGGCGAAGCTCGGCCGCACCCTCATGTTGCTCCACGAGGGTGCGCTGGTCGCGCACGGCTTGAACGTCTTCCCGGACGCGATCGGGCACGCTCGTGACGAGGCGGCGACGCTGCTGCGTGACGCTCTCCGAGCCGCCTCCGCCGCTGAAGAAAAGCGCAGGTGA
- a CDS encoding DMT family transporter — protein MNVLLSIAFVLTWSSGFIGAKLGAGSASAVTVLMWRFLPLALVLVVVALTVARASWRGLTARDALRQAVVGALSQSGYLLTVYYAIQLGVSSGTTALIDGTQPLVAGALAGPLLGQYVSRTQWVGLGLGVTGVVIVTAADAMGGTDAPWWAYLVPFLGMFSLVAATFLDRRSPHPVAPAVSMTVHCVTSAVIFTALAVGAGAATPPAESSFWAAISWLVTLSTFGGYGLYWLILRRSGVTQVNTLMFLMAPVTALWGALMFGEPFGVQTALGLAVGLAAVAVVHRGKDSTATVVRSGREAEAATAAPRQSASRKSA, from the coding sequence ATGAACGTCCTGCTCTCGATCGCGTTCGTACTGACCTGGAGCTCGGGTTTCATCGGAGCCAAGCTGGGCGCCGGGAGCGCGTCCGCCGTCACGGTCCTGATGTGGCGGTTCCTGCCGCTGGCCCTGGTGCTCGTGGTCGTCGCCCTCACCGTGGCACGGGCTTCCTGGCGCGGACTCACGGCCCGCGACGCGCTACGGCAGGCGGTGGTCGGGGCGCTGTCGCAGAGCGGCTATCTGCTCACCGTGTACTACGCGATCCAGCTCGGCGTCTCCAGCGGCACCACCGCCCTGATCGACGGCACCCAGCCGCTGGTCGCGGGCGCCCTGGCCGGCCCCCTGCTCGGCCAGTACGTCTCGCGCACGCAGTGGGTGGGCCTCGGCCTCGGCGTGACCGGGGTCGTCATCGTGACCGCGGCGGACGCCATGGGCGGCACCGATGCGCCCTGGTGGGCCTACCTGGTGCCGTTCCTCGGGATGTTCTCGCTGGTCGCGGCGACCTTCCTGGACCGCCGCTCCCCCCACCCGGTCGCCCCGGCGGTCTCCATGACGGTCCACTGCGTGACCAGCGCCGTCATCTTCACGGCGCTCGCCGTGGGCGCGGGCGCCGCGACACCGCCGGCCGAGTCGTCGTTCTGGGCGGCGATCAGCTGGCTGGTGACCCTCTCCACCTTCGGCGGGTACGGGCTCTACTGGCTGATCCTGCGGCGCTCCGGTGTCACGCAGGTCAACACGCTCATGTTCCTGATGGCGCCGGTGACCGCCCTGTGGGGCGCCCTGATGTTCGGCGAACCCTTCGGCGTACAGACGGCGCTGGGCCTCGCGGTCGGGCTCGCGGCGGTCGCGGTCGTGCACCGGGGCAAGGACTCGACGGCCACGGTGGTGCGCTCCGGGCGGGAGGCGGAGGCGGCCACCGCCGCGCCGCGTCAGTCCGCCAGCCGGAAGTCCGCGTAG
- a CDS encoding cupin domain-containing protein translates to MNDASERPALASELGMEPHPEGGWFVETWASGHSFTPTGYPGARTAATAIYFLLCPGEESRWHVVRSDEIWLWHRGGALDLRLGGDGELPKEGAAPMRLGPGVEHGERPQILVPGGVWQAARPTGDEPVLVSCVVAPGFDYADFRLAD, encoded by the coding sequence ATGAACGACGCGAGTGAACGCCCCGCCCTGGCGAGCGAGTTGGGCATGGAGCCGCATCCGGAAGGCGGCTGGTTCGTCGAGACCTGGGCGTCGGGCCACTCCTTCACGCCCACCGGCTACCCCGGCGCGCGGACGGCGGCCACCGCCATCTACTTCCTGCTCTGCCCGGGAGAGGAGTCCCGCTGGCACGTGGTGCGCTCCGACGAGATCTGGCTGTGGCACCGCGGCGGAGCCCTTGACCTGCGCCTGGGAGGTGACGGCGAGCTCCCGAAGGAGGGCGCGGCACCCATGCGCCTGGGCCCGGGAGTCGAGCACGGCGAGCGCCCGCAGATCCTGGTCCCCGGCGGTGTGTGGCAGGCGGCGCGCCCCACCGGCGACGAACCGGTCCTGGTGAGCTGTGTCGTCGCGCCCGGCTTCGACTACGCGGACTTCCGGCTGGCGGACTGA
- a CDS encoding TetR family transcriptional regulator: METSDHPAAPAPGAATASGAPAPAPAPARRDAEATKAAIVRAARHLMARHAHADITLKAVAERAGVSAPLILKYFGNKDALFARIMSFEADAEALLDAPLPVLGHHMVHHLLTGQAEHGADPILRIVFAPLHREQGDTLRGNFRTQVVRRLGERLEGPDAGLRAELAVGTLLGLGVMYGIARGPHLRGTPVAEITERYAPTVQAFLTPP; encoded by the coding sequence ATGGAGACCTCTGACCACCCGGCCGCACCCGCCCCCGGCGCGGCAACGGCATCCGGCGCTCCCGCTCCCGCCCCTGCCCCCGCCCGCCGTGACGCCGAAGCGACCAAGGCCGCCATCGTCCGCGCCGCCCGCCACCTCATGGCCCGGCACGCCCACGCCGACATCACGCTCAAGGCGGTGGCCGAACGGGCCGGTGTGAGCGCGCCGTTGATCCTGAAGTACTTCGGCAACAAGGACGCGCTCTTCGCCCGCATCATGTCCTTCGAGGCCGACGCCGAGGCCCTGCTCGACGCACCGCTGCCCGTACTGGGCCACCACATGGTCCACCACCTGCTGACCGGCCAGGCCGAGCACGGCGCCGACCCCATCCTGCGGATCGTCTTCGCCCCCCTCCACCGCGAACAGGGCGACACCCTGCGCGGCAACTTCCGTACGCAGGTGGTGCGCCGCCTAGGTGAACGCCTCGAAGGGCCGGACGCGGGTCTGCGCGCCGAGCTCGCGGTGGGCACGCTGCTCGGCCTGGGCGTGATGTACGGAATAGCCCGCGGGCCCCACCTGCGCGGCACACCCGTCGCCGAGATCACCGAGCGGTACGCGCCCACGGTGCAGGCCTTCCTCACCCCGCCGTGA
- a CDS encoding MFS transporter, which translates to MCARPTVPVLAFGGILMAVTQTVVVPLLPDLPRLTGSSPGAVSWLVTATLLAGAVLTPVFGRAGDMYGKRRVLLAALGLMTVGSTVCAFTSDIRVLIAARALQGAAAAVVPLSISILRDELPPERTGSAVALMSSTVGIGAALGLPLAALIVQYADWHAMFRATSALGAIGLALAWWTVRESPVRSPGRFDTWGALGLAVGLVCLLLAVSQGGQWGWGSVPVVSLFAGACVVLAVWCRQQLRAKQPLVDLRLASGRRVALPHVAALLAGFAFYANSLVTAQLVQAPVASGYGLGLSIVATGLCLLPNGLIMLVLSPVSARVSTAYGARVTLAIGSGLIALGYVVRIIDSRHLWVIILGAAVVSTGTTFAYSALPTLILRAVPLAQTASANGVNVLMRTIGQSVCSAAVAAVLVRHTTMIEGVHVPTLPGYQLAFAMAGAIALVACAAAIAIPSDAAPDGPRRPAGRPGPTQETALEGSS; encoded by the coding sequence ATGTGCGCCCGTCCGACGGTTCCGGTGCTGGCCTTCGGCGGCATTCTCATGGCGGTCACGCAGACGGTGGTCGTGCCGCTGCTGCCCGATCTGCCGCGCCTGACCGGCAGTTCACCCGGCGCGGTGTCCTGGCTGGTCACCGCCACCCTCCTGGCCGGCGCCGTCCTCACGCCCGTGTTCGGCCGGGCGGGCGACATGTACGGGAAGAGACGGGTGCTGCTCGCCGCGCTCGGCCTGATGACCGTGGGCTCGACCGTGTGCGCGTTCACCTCCGACATCCGGGTGCTGATCGCGGCCCGCGCGCTGCAGGGAGCGGCGGCCGCCGTCGTCCCGCTGTCGATCAGCATCCTGCGGGACGAACTTCCGCCGGAACGCACCGGTTCCGCGGTGGCGCTGATGAGCTCGACGGTCGGGATCGGGGCGGCGCTGGGCCTGCCGCTCGCCGCGCTGATCGTGCAGTACGCGGACTGGCACGCCATGTTCCGGGCCACGAGCGCGCTGGGCGCGATCGGTCTCGCCCTCGCCTGGTGGACCGTACGCGAGTCACCGGTCCGCTCGCCGGGGCGCTTCGACACCTGGGGTGCGCTGGGGCTCGCCGTCGGTCTGGTCTGCCTCCTGCTCGCCGTCTCGCAGGGCGGCCAGTGGGGGTGGGGCAGCGTGCCCGTGGTGAGCCTGTTCGCCGGCGCCTGCGTCGTCCTGGCGGTGTGGTGCAGGCAGCAACTCCGCGCGAAACAGCCCTTGGTGGATCTGCGCCTGGCGTCCGGGCGCCGGGTGGCGCTGCCCCATGTGGCGGCGCTCCTGGCCGGATTCGCCTTCTACGCCAACTCGCTGGTGACCGCCCAGCTGGTGCAGGCACCTGTGGCGAGCGGCTACGGACTCGGCCTGTCGATCGTGGCGACGGGGCTCTGCCTGCTGCCCAACGGCCTGATCATGCTGGTGCTCTCGCCCGTGTCGGCCCGCGTCTCCACCGCGTACGGCGCCCGTGTGACGCTGGCGATCGGGTCCGGTCTCATCGCCCTCGGCTACGTCGTGCGCATCATCGACAGCCGCCACCTGTGGGTGATCATCCTGGGGGCGGCCGTCGTGTCGACGGGAACGACGTTCGCCTACTCGGCCCTGCCCACCCTGATCCTGCGGGCGGTTCCCCTCGCGCAGACCGCGTCCGCGAACGGCGTGAACGTCCTGATGCGCACCATCGGGCAGAGCGTGTGCAGCGCCGCGGTCGCCGCCGTGCTCGTCCGGCACACCACCATGATCGAGGGGGTGCACGTGCCGACCCTGCCGGGCTACCAACTGGCCTTCGCCATGGCCGGAGCCATCGCACTCGTCGCCTGCGCCGCGGCCATCGCCATACCCTCGGACGCGGCACCGGACGGCCCTCGGCGGCCCGCCGGACGGCCAGGACCCACGCAGGAGACGGCCCTGGAAGGAAGCAGTTGA
- a CDS encoding Gfo/Idh/MocA family protein, whose protein sequence is MKKLRCGLVGTGPWASSTHAPALAAHPDVQFHGVWGRRPDAADALASAHAATAYADVDELFAASDAVAFAVPPDVQAPLAARAAAAGCHLLLDKPVATTVAAARDLAEAAGAARVASVVFFTLRFAGPTSAWVTEQAAAEGWFAGRADWYGSFYSADGTSPFSSPWRAQRGGLWDVGPHALSILLPVLGDVTEVTAVPGRGDLVHLVLRHDGGASSTAALSLSTPPKAAGVTVELRGEAGTALMPSGGGALDAFRSAVDALVASARSGQPHACDVRFGLRVTEILARAEEQLPAG, encoded by the coding sequence ATGAAAAAACTGCGATGCGGACTGGTCGGAACGGGTCCGTGGGCCTCGTCCACGCACGCTCCGGCGCTCGCCGCGCACCCGGACGTGCAGTTCCACGGCGTGTGGGGAAGGCGCCCCGACGCGGCGGACGCGCTCGCGTCGGCGCACGCGGCCACGGCATACGCGGACGTGGACGAACTGTTCGCCGCGAGCGACGCGGTGGCTTTCGCCGTGCCGCCGGACGTGCAGGCGCCGCTGGCCGCGCGGGCCGCGGCGGCGGGCTGCCATCTGCTCCTGGACAAGCCGGTGGCGACGACGGTGGCCGCGGCGCGCGATCTCGCGGAAGCGGCCGGGGCGGCCCGGGTGGCGTCCGTCGTCTTCTTCACCCTGCGCTTCGCCGGACCGACGTCGGCCTGGGTGACGGAACAGGCGGCGGCGGAAGGCTGGTTCGCGGGCCGCGCCGACTGGTACGGCTCGTTCTACTCGGCGGACGGGACCAGCCCGTTCTCCTCGCCGTGGCGGGCCCAGCGGGGCGGCCTGTGGGACGTCGGCCCGCACGCCCTCTCCATCCTGCTGCCGGTGCTCGGCGACGTGACCGAAGTGACGGCGGTGCCCGGCCGGGGAGATCTGGTGCATCTGGTCCTGCGGCACGACGGCGGGGCGTCGAGCACGGCGGCGCTGAGCCTGAGCACGCCGCCGAAGGCGGCGGGGGTGACGGTGGAGCTGCGCGGCGAGGCGGGGACGGCGCTGATGCCTTCGGGAGGCGGAGCGCTCGACGCCTTCCGCTCGGCGGTCGACGCGCTCGTCGCATCGGCGCGATCCGGCCAACCACACGCATGTGACGTGCGGTTCGGTCTGCGCGTGACGGAGATCCTGGCGCGGGCCGAGGAACAGCTTCCCGCCGGGTGA
- a CDS encoding helix-turn-helix transcriptional regulator, with protein sequence MNKTALRALLRERRALIAPESHGFSRPTGQGRRARGLSQHQVDQLLHRAIGTYHRLESGSYPNPPASLLRDVARLFGLNEQEWVSLCRFALLQEPPGPLHLSSGKEIPGVWQEAVESIGHMAYVTDASWDMLAYNQPFADLFPNGNVPGNTMRWMLLDPEGREALTDWHTAWAPMVLPQLRAALAARPEDESLRQIEKEVLEDPEAAPLYGAGDFVSHPDGDERPLHHAQQGPGWLTMCAAQPMTAPGARLIIMVFHPGEKRSHTRAPMLRAH encoded by the coding sequence ATGAACAAGACGGCGCTCCGCGCTCTGCTCCGTGAACGACGTGCCCTCATCGCCCCCGAATCGCACGGCTTCAGCCGCCCCACGGGCCAGGGGCGGCGCGCCCGCGGCCTCTCCCAGCACCAGGTCGACCAGCTGCTGCACCGTGCCATCGGGACGTATCACCGCCTGGAGTCGGGCAGTTACCCCAATCCGCCTGCTTCGCTGCTGCGGGACGTCGCACGGCTCTTCGGGCTCAATGAGCAGGAGTGGGTGTCGCTCTGCCGGTTCGCGCTGCTGCAGGAACCCCCCGGGCCGCTGCACCTGTCGTCCGGCAAGGAGATCCCGGGGGTCTGGCAGGAGGCCGTCGAGAGCATCGGGCACATGGCCTACGTCACCGACGCCTCGTGGGACATGCTCGCCTACAACCAGCCCTTCGCCGACCTGTTCCCCAACGGGAACGTGCCCGGCAACACGATGCGCTGGATGCTCCTCGATCCCGAGGGACGCGAGGCCCTGACGGACTGGCACACGGCATGGGCCCCCATGGTCCTGCCCCAGTTGCGTGCCGCGCTCGCGGCGCGGCCGGAGGACGAATCCCTGCGCCAGATCGAGAAGGAAGTACTCGAAGACCCCGAAGCCGCTCCCCTCTACGGAGCCGGTGACTTCGTCTCGCACCCGGACGGCGACGAGCGTCCCCTGCACCACGCCCAGCAGGGCCCCGGCTGGCTGACCATGTGCGCCGCACAGCCCATGACGGCGCCCGGCGCCCGGCTGATCATCATGGTGTTCCACCCCGGCGAGAAGCGCTCCCACACGCGGGCTCCCATGCTGCGGGCCCACTGA
- a CDS encoding type III polyketide synthase: MPAYVSRPQTVFGDHKVTTAEIADDIRVHHPDHPRLAAILRVVGNCGVHTRYFTRPVDSPGIAGRGGISLRAETAFQDSVDMAERAAHSALDTAGLAAEDIDAVVTAHVTGWAVPNLDVHLVARLGLRPTVRRIALTTLACAGGAQALLRAADLVAARPGSKVLVVAAEVISTVYNHADTTIESMIYKALFGDAAAATVLTSEPLGPGIAIDDSLEYVLPDSLDRYQGRIGTDGFHFDSTKKALAATDDVLPAVLDWHGPQKPDFAVIHPGGPRIISDTATALSLSSHDVRHSSETLADEGNLGGVSVLRVLERTHAAPPADGAEGVMVAFGPGFATAALRCHWQA, from the coding sequence GTGCCCGCCTACGTCTCAAGACCCCAGACCGTATTCGGCGACCACAAGGTCACGACCGCAGAGATCGCGGACGACATACGTGTACACCACCCCGACCACCCACGGCTCGCCGCGATCCTCCGGGTCGTGGGCAACTGTGGTGTTCACACCCGCTATTTCACGCGCCCCGTCGACTCCCCCGGCATCGCGGGCCGGGGCGGGATCAGCCTGCGCGCCGAGACCGCGTTCCAGGATTCCGTCGACATGGCCGAGCGCGCGGCCCACTCGGCTCTCGACACCGCCGGGCTCGCGGCCGAGGACATCGACGCGGTCGTCACCGCCCATGTCACCGGCTGGGCGGTGCCCAACCTCGACGTACATCTCGTGGCTCGCCTGGGACTACGTCCCACCGTGCGCCGCATCGCACTGACGACCCTGGCCTGCGCCGGCGGCGCCCAGGCCCTGCTGCGCGCCGCCGACCTCGTGGCCGCCCGACCCGGCAGCAAGGTCCTGGTGGTCGCCGCGGAGGTCATATCCACTGTCTACAACCATGCCGACACCACGATCGAATCGATGATCTACAAGGCGCTGTTCGGGGATGCGGCAGCCGCGACCGTTCTCACCAGCGAACCGCTGGGGCCGGGGATCGCGATCGACGACAGCCTGGAGTACGTCCTGCCCGACAGCCTCGACCGCTATCAAGGACGGATCGGCACCGACGGATTCCACTTCGACTCCACCAAGAAGGCCCTCGCCGCCACTGACGACGTGCTGCCCGCCGTCCTGGACTGGCACGGCCCGCAGAAGCCCGACTTCGCCGTCATTCACCCCGGCGGCCCCCGCATCATCTCCGACACCGCCACCGCCCTGAGCCTGAGCTCGCACGACGTGCGCCACTCCAGCGAGACCCTGGCCGACGAGGGCAACCTCGGCGGCGTCAGCGTCCTGCGCGTCCTCGAACGCACCCACGCCGCTCCCCCCGCCGATGGTGCCGAGGGCGTCATGGTCGCCTTCGGACCCGGTTTCGCCACCGCGGCGCTGCGCTGCCACTGGCAGGCGTGA
- a CDS encoding GNAT family N-acetyltransferase: MNQDAVLETYDRQLRREVRTDSPGARVEHAGAVIRQIGAEHDWNGVHWADVDAATADAVIAEQVRYFTSAGREFEWKLYSHDRPADLAEHLLAAGFVPEPPETVMVAEVAGLSVEPEVPEGVRLVPVTDAAGVRLMADAHEIAFGEDGSGLSERLSKRVLTQLTETPETIVAVVAMAGDVPVSSARIEFYPGTDFAGLWGGGTAPEWRGKGIYRALVAYRTRVAAERGCRYLQVDASDDSRPILQRLGFVPLSVTTPYVYQP; the protein is encoded by the coding sequence ATGAATCAAGACGCGGTACTGGAGACGTACGACCGGCAGCTCCGGCGCGAGGTGCGCACGGACAGTCCCGGCGCACGCGTCGAGCATGCCGGGGCGGTCATCCGGCAGATCGGCGCGGAGCACGACTGGAACGGTGTGCACTGGGCGGACGTCGATGCGGCCACGGCGGATGCCGTCATCGCCGAGCAGGTGCGGTACTTCACGTCGGCAGGGCGCGAGTTCGAGTGGAAGCTGTACTCCCACGACCGGCCCGCCGACCTCGCCGAGCACCTGCTGGCAGCCGGCTTCGTCCCCGAGCCGCCGGAGACGGTGATGGTGGCCGAGGTCGCCGGTCTGTCCGTGGAGCCCGAGGTGCCGGAGGGGGTGCGCCTGGTACCGGTGACGGACGCGGCAGGCGTGCGGCTCATGGCCGACGCCCATGAGATCGCCTTCGGCGAGGACGGCTCGGGGCTCAGCGAGCGGCTGAGCAAGCGGGTCCTGACCCAGCTGACCGAGACCCCCGAGACGATCGTCGCCGTGGTCGCGATGGCGGGCGACGTGCCGGTCAGCTCGGCCCGGATCGAGTTCTACCCCGGCACCGACTTCGCGGGCCTGTGGGGCGGCGGCACCGCTCCCGAGTGGCGCGGCAAGGGCATCTACCGCGCCCTGGTCGCGTACCGCACCCGCGTCGCCGCCGAACGCGGCTGCCGCTATCTCCAGGTGGACGCCTCCGACGACAGCCGCCCGATCCTCCAACGCCTGGGCTTCGTGCCGCTGAGCGTCACGACGCCGTACGTGTACCAGCCCTAG